From a region of the Ovis aries strain OAR_USU_Benz2616 breed Rambouillet chromosome 2, ARS-UI_Ramb_v3.0, whole genome shotgun sequence genome:
- the SLC39A10 gene encoding zinc transporter ZIP10 isoform X1, which translates to MTQNLCDATKAVLRGKIEMKVHMHTKFCLICLLTFIFHHCNHCHEEHDHGSDEHHRHHRGMTESESSEFSVLDAENEKKYYIEKLFDRYGENGRLSFFGLEKLLTNLGLGEIKVVEINHEDLGHDHVSHLDILAVQEGKHFHSHNHQHSHNHLNSENQTVTSVSAKRNRKCDPEKETIEVSVKSDDKHMHDHSHRLCHHHCLRHHLDHNTTRHFPNDSITHSEHGEPSHEPSTETNKTQEQSESKLPKGKRKRKEKKSNENSGVITPGFPSNHDQGEQYEHNRVHKPDRVHNPGHSHVHLPEHNGHDPGHGHQDLDPDIEGELRHTRKREAPHVKKSAIYSAASHKDHNEDDRQHECLNVTQLLKYHGHRANSPISSDLFTYLCPALLYQIDSRLCIEHFDKLLVEDLNKDKNQVPEDKANIGASAWICGIISITVISLLSLLGVILVPIINQGCFKFLLTFLVALAVGTMSGDALLHLLPHSQGGHDHSHQHAHGHGHSHEHESKKFLEEYDAVLKGLVALGGIYLLFIIEHCIRMFKHYKQQRGKQKWFMKQNTEESAIGRKLSDHKLNNTPDADWLQLKPLAGTDDSVVSEDRLNETELTDLEGQQESPPKNYLHIEEEKIMDHSHSDGMHAIHEHDLHASAHNHHDESKTVLRKHNHQWHHKHSHHSHGPCHSGSDLKETGIANIAWMVIMGDGLHNFSDGLAIGAAFSAGLTGGISTSIAVFCHELPHELGDFAVLLKAGMTVKQAIVYNLLSAMVAYIGVLIGTAVGQYANNITLWIFAITAGMFLYVALVDMLPEMLHGDGDNEEHGFCPVGQFILQNLGLLFGFAIMLIIALYEDKIVFDLQF; encoded by the exons atgacccAAAATCTCTGCGATGccacaaaagcagttctaagag gaaaaatagaaatgaaggtACATATGCACACAAAATTTTGCCTCATTTGTTTGCTGACATTTATTTTCCATCATTGCAACCATTGCCATGAAGAACATGACCATGGTTCCGACGAGCATCACAGACACCATCGTGGAATGACAGAATCGGAGTCAAGCGAATTTTCAGTGCTGgatgctgaaaatgaaaaaaagtattaTATTGAAAAACTTTTTGACCGTTATGGTGAAAATGGAAGATTATCCTTTTTTGGTCTGGAGAAACTTTTAACAAACTTGGGCCTTGGAGAGATAAAAGTAGTTGAGATTAATCATGAGGATCTTGGCCACGATCATGTTTCTCACTTAGATATTTTGGCAGTTCAAGAGGGAAAGCATTTTCACTCACATAACCACCAGCATTCCCATAATCATTTAAATTCAGAAAATCAAACTGTGACCAGTGTATCAGCAAAAAGAAACCGTAAGTGTGATCCAGAGAAAGAGACAATTGAAGTGTCTGTAAAATCTGATGATAAACATATGCATGACCACAGTCATCGCTTATGTCATCACCACTGTTTGCGTCATCACCTTGATCATAACACTACTCGCCATTTTCCTAATGATTCCATTACTCACAGTGAGCATGGGGAGCCTAGCCATGAACCTTCAACAGAGACCAATAAAACACAGGAGCAATCTGAAAGTAAGCTaccaaaaggaaagaggaagagaaaagagaagaaaagtaatgaaaattCTGGGGTTATTACACCAGGTTTTCCCTCTAACCATGATCAGGGTGAACAGTATGAACATAATCGGGTCCACAAACCTGATCGTGTACATAACCCAGGTCATTCTCATGTACATCTTCCAGAACATAATGGTCATGATCCTGGTCATGGACACCAAGATCTTGATCCTGATATTGAAGGTGAACTTCGACATACTAGAAAGCGAGAAGCACCACATGTTAAAAAAAGTGCAATTTATTCAGCTGCTAGTCACAAAGATCATAATGAAGATGATCGTCAACATGAG TGTTTGAACGTCACTCAGTTGTTAAAATACCATGGTCATCGTGCCAACTCTCCAATCTCATCTGATCTATTTACatacctttgccctgctttgttatATCAGATTGACAGCCGACTTTGTATTGAGCATTTTGACAAACTTTTAGTTGAAGATTTAAATAAGGATAAAAATCAGGTTCCTGAAGATAAGGCAAATATAGGGGCATCAG CGTGGATTTGTGGTATCATTTCTATCACTGTCATTAGCCTGCTTTCCTTGCTAGGCGTGATCTTGGTTCCCATCATTAACCAAGGATGCTTCAAATTCCTTCTTACATTCCTTGTTGCACTAGCTGTAGGAACAATGAGTGGAGACGCCCTTCTTCATCTACTGCCCCAT TCTCAGGGCGGACATGATCACAGTCATCAACATGCACACGGGCATGGACATTCTCATGAACACGAATCTAAGAAGTTTCTGGAAGAATATGATGCTGTATTGAAAGGACTCGTTGCTCTAGGAGgcatttacttattatttatcaTTGAACATTGCATAAGAATGTTTAAGCACTACAAACAGCAAAGg ggaaaacAGAAATGGTTTATGAAGCAGAACACAGAAGAATCGGCTATTGGAAGGAAGCTTTCAGATCATAAGTTAAATAATACACCAGATGCTGACTGGCTTCAGCTCAAGCCTCTTGCCG GAACTGATGACTCGGTTGTTTCTGAAGATCGACTTaatgaaactgaactgactgatttagAAGGCCAGCAAGAATCCCCTCCTAAAAATTACCTTCATATAGAAGAGGAGAAAATCATGGACCATTCTCACAGTGATGGAATGCATGCCATTCATGAGCACGACCTCCATGCTTCTGCACATAACCACCATGATGAGAGTAAAACTGTGCTGAGGAAGCATAATCATCAGTGGCACCACAAACATTCTCATCATTCACACGGTCCCTGTCATTCTGGATCAGATCTAAAAGAAACAGGAATAGCTAATATCGCTTGGATGGTAATCATGGGAGATGGCCTCCACAATTTCAGTGATGGGTTAGCAATTG GAGCAGCTTTCAGTGCTGGATTGACGGGAGGAATCAGTACTTCTATAGCTGTCTTCTGTCATGAACTGCCACATGAATTAG GTGATTTTGCAGTTCTTCTTAAAGCAGGCATGACTGTAAAGCAAGCAATTGTATACAACCTCCTCTCTGCCATGGTGGCTTACATAGGCGTGCTCATAGGCACAGCTGTTGGTCAGTATGCCAATAACATCACACTTTGGATCTTTGCAATCACTGCAGGCATGTTCCTCTACGTAGCCTTGGTGGATATG
- the SLC39A10 gene encoding zinc transporter ZIP10 isoform X2, which yields MSDEQSNIHSEYRLSLASSSGKPRHITEEIKREIKKFLETNDNENMTQNLCDATKAVLRGKIEMKVHMHTKFCLICLLTFIFHHCNHCHEEHDHGSDEHHRHHRGMTESESSEFSVLDAENEKKYYIEKLFDRYGENGRLSFFGLEKLLTNLGLGEIKVVEINHEDLGHDHVSHLDILAVQEGKHFHSHNHQHSHNHLNSENQTVTSVSAKRNRKCDPEKETIEVSVKSDDKHMHDHSHRLCHHHCLRHHLDHNTTRHFPNDSITHSEHGEPSHEPSTETNKTQEQSESKLPKGKRKRKEKKSNENSGVITPGFPSNHDQGEQYEHNRVHKPDRVHNPGHSHVHLPEHNGHDPGHGHQDLDPDIEGELRHTRKREAPHVKKSAIYSAASHKDHNEDDRQHECLNVTQLLKYHGHRANSPISSDLFTYLCPALLYQIDSRLCIEHFDKLLVEDLNKDKNQVPEDKANIGASAWICGIISITVISLLSLLGVILVPIINQGCFKFLLTFLVALAVGTMSGDALLHLLPHSQGGHDHSHQHAHGHGHSHEHESKKFLEEYDAVLKGLVALGGIYLLFIIEHCIRMFKHYKQQRGKQKWFMKQNTEESAIGRKLSDHKLNNTPDADWLQLKPLAGTDDSVVSEDRLNETELTDLEGQQESPPKNYLHIEEEKIMDHSHSDGMHAIHEHDLHASAHNHHDESKTVLRKHNHQWHHKHSHHSHGPCHSGSDLKETGIANIAWMVIMGDGLHNFSDGLAIGAAFSAGLTGGISTSIAVFCHELPHELGDFAVLLKAGMTVKQAIVYNLLSAMVAYIGVLIGTAVGQYANNITLWIFAITAGMFLYVALVDMLPEMLHGDGDNEEHGFCPVGQFILQNLGLLFGFAIMLIIALYEDKIVFDLQF from the exons ATGTCAGATGAACAGAGCAACATTCATTCAGAGTATCGCCTTTCACTAGCATCTTCTAGTGGAAAACCAAG acacattactgaagaaataaaaagggaaataaaaaagttcctagaaacaaatgacaatgaaaacatgacccAAAATCTCTGCGATGccacaaaagcagttctaagag gaaaaatagaaatgaaggtACATATGCACACAAAATTTTGCCTCATTTGTTTGCTGACATTTATTTTCCATCATTGCAACCATTGCCATGAAGAACATGACCATGGTTCCGACGAGCATCACAGACACCATCGTGGAATGACAGAATCGGAGTCAAGCGAATTTTCAGTGCTGgatgctgaaaatgaaaaaaagtattaTATTGAAAAACTTTTTGACCGTTATGGTGAAAATGGAAGATTATCCTTTTTTGGTCTGGAGAAACTTTTAACAAACTTGGGCCTTGGAGAGATAAAAGTAGTTGAGATTAATCATGAGGATCTTGGCCACGATCATGTTTCTCACTTAGATATTTTGGCAGTTCAAGAGGGAAAGCATTTTCACTCACATAACCACCAGCATTCCCATAATCATTTAAATTCAGAAAATCAAACTGTGACCAGTGTATCAGCAAAAAGAAACCGTAAGTGTGATCCAGAGAAAGAGACAATTGAAGTGTCTGTAAAATCTGATGATAAACATATGCATGACCACAGTCATCGCTTATGTCATCACCACTGTTTGCGTCATCACCTTGATCATAACACTACTCGCCATTTTCCTAATGATTCCATTACTCACAGTGAGCATGGGGAGCCTAGCCATGAACCTTCAACAGAGACCAATAAAACACAGGAGCAATCTGAAAGTAAGCTaccaaaaggaaagaggaagagaaaagagaagaaaagtaatgaaaattCTGGGGTTATTACACCAGGTTTTCCCTCTAACCATGATCAGGGTGAACAGTATGAACATAATCGGGTCCACAAACCTGATCGTGTACATAACCCAGGTCATTCTCATGTACATCTTCCAGAACATAATGGTCATGATCCTGGTCATGGACACCAAGATCTTGATCCTGATATTGAAGGTGAACTTCGACATACTAGAAAGCGAGAAGCACCACATGTTAAAAAAAGTGCAATTTATTCAGCTGCTAGTCACAAAGATCATAATGAAGATGATCGTCAACATGAG TGTTTGAACGTCACTCAGTTGTTAAAATACCATGGTCATCGTGCCAACTCTCCAATCTCATCTGATCTATTTACatacctttgccctgctttgttatATCAGATTGACAGCCGACTTTGTATTGAGCATTTTGACAAACTTTTAGTTGAAGATTTAAATAAGGATAAAAATCAGGTTCCTGAAGATAAGGCAAATATAGGGGCATCAG CGTGGATTTGTGGTATCATTTCTATCACTGTCATTAGCCTGCTTTCCTTGCTAGGCGTGATCTTGGTTCCCATCATTAACCAAGGATGCTTCAAATTCCTTCTTACATTCCTTGTTGCACTAGCTGTAGGAACAATGAGTGGAGACGCCCTTCTTCATCTACTGCCCCAT TCTCAGGGCGGACATGATCACAGTCATCAACATGCACACGGGCATGGACATTCTCATGAACACGAATCTAAGAAGTTTCTGGAAGAATATGATGCTGTATTGAAAGGACTCGTTGCTCTAGGAGgcatttacttattatttatcaTTGAACATTGCATAAGAATGTTTAAGCACTACAAACAGCAAAGg ggaaaacAGAAATGGTTTATGAAGCAGAACACAGAAGAATCGGCTATTGGAAGGAAGCTTTCAGATCATAAGTTAAATAATACACCAGATGCTGACTGGCTTCAGCTCAAGCCTCTTGCCG GAACTGATGACTCGGTTGTTTCTGAAGATCGACTTaatgaaactgaactgactgatttagAAGGCCAGCAAGAATCCCCTCCTAAAAATTACCTTCATATAGAAGAGGAGAAAATCATGGACCATTCTCACAGTGATGGAATGCATGCCATTCATGAGCACGACCTCCATGCTTCTGCACATAACCACCATGATGAGAGTAAAACTGTGCTGAGGAAGCATAATCATCAGTGGCACCACAAACATTCTCATCATTCACACGGTCCCTGTCATTCTGGATCAGATCTAAAAGAAACAGGAATAGCTAATATCGCTTGGATGGTAATCATGGGAGATGGCCTCCACAATTTCAGTGATGGGTTAGCAATTG GAGCAGCTTTCAGTGCTGGATTGACGGGAGGAATCAGTACTTCTATAGCTGTCTTCTGTCATGAACTGCCACATGAATTAG GTGATTTTGCAGTTCTTCTTAAAGCAGGCATGACTGTAAAGCAAGCAATTGTATACAACCTCCTCTCTGCCATGGTGGCTTACATAGGCGTGCTCATAGGCACAGCTGTTGGTCAGTATGCCAATAACATCACACTTTGGATCTTTGCAATCACTGCAGGCATGTTCCTCTACGTAGCCTTGGTGGATATG
- the SLC39A10 gene encoding zinc transporter ZIP10 isoform X3 translates to MKVHMHTKFCLICLLTFIFHHCNHCHEEHDHGSDEHHRHHRGMTESESSEFSVLDAENEKKYYIEKLFDRYGENGRLSFFGLEKLLTNLGLGEIKVVEINHEDLGHDHVSHLDILAVQEGKHFHSHNHQHSHNHLNSENQTVTSVSAKRNRKCDPEKETIEVSVKSDDKHMHDHSHRLCHHHCLRHHLDHNTTRHFPNDSITHSEHGEPSHEPSTETNKTQEQSESKLPKGKRKRKEKKSNENSGVITPGFPSNHDQGEQYEHNRVHKPDRVHNPGHSHVHLPEHNGHDPGHGHQDLDPDIEGELRHTRKREAPHVKKSAIYSAASHKDHNEDDRQHECLNVTQLLKYHGHRANSPISSDLFTYLCPALLYQIDSRLCIEHFDKLLVEDLNKDKNQVPEDKANIGASAWICGIISITVISLLSLLGVILVPIINQGCFKFLLTFLVALAVGTMSGDALLHLLPHSQGGHDHSHQHAHGHGHSHEHESKKFLEEYDAVLKGLVALGGIYLLFIIEHCIRMFKHYKQQRGKQKWFMKQNTEESAIGRKLSDHKLNNTPDADWLQLKPLAGTDDSVVSEDRLNETELTDLEGQQESPPKNYLHIEEEKIMDHSHSDGMHAIHEHDLHASAHNHHDESKTVLRKHNHQWHHKHSHHSHGPCHSGSDLKETGIANIAWMVIMGDGLHNFSDGLAIGAAFSAGLTGGISTSIAVFCHELPHELGDFAVLLKAGMTVKQAIVYNLLSAMVAYIGVLIGTAVGQYANNITLWIFAITAGMFLYVALVDMLPEMLHGDGDNEEHGFCPVGQFILQNLGLLFGFAIMLIIALYEDKIVFDLQF, encoded by the exons atgaaggtACATATGCACACAAAATTTTGCCTCATTTGTTTGCTGACATTTATTTTCCATCATTGCAACCATTGCCATGAAGAACATGACCATGGTTCCGACGAGCATCACAGACACCATCGTGGAATGACAGAATCGGAGTCAAGCGAATTTTCAGTGCTGgatgctgaaaatgaaaaaaagtattaTATTGAAAAACTTTTTGACCGTTATGGTGAAAATGGAAGATTATCCTTTTTTGGTCTGGAGAAACTTTTAACAAACTTGGGCCTTGGAGAGATAAAAGTAGTTGAGATTAATCATGAGGATCTTGGCCACGATCATGTTTCTCACTTAGATATTTTGGCAGTTCAAGAGGGAAAGCATTTTCACTCACATAACCACCAGCATTCCCATAATCATTTAAATTCAGAAAATCAAACTGTGACCAGTGTATCAGCAAAAAGAAACCGTAAGTGTGATCCAGAGAAAGAGACAATTGAAGTGTCTGTAAAATCTGATGATAAACATATGCATGACCACAGTCATCGCTTATGTCATCACCACTGTTTGCGTCATCACCTTGATCATAACACTACTCGCCATTTTCCTAATGATTCCATTACTCACAGTGAGCATGGGGAGCCTAGCCATGAACCTTCAACAGAGACCAATAAAACACAGGAGCAATCTGAAAGTAAGCTaccaaaaggaaagaggaagagaaaagagaagaaaagtaatgaaaattCTGGGGTTATTACACCAGGTTTTCCCTCTAACCATGATCAGGGTGAACAGTATGAACATAATCGGGTCCACAAACCTGATCGTGTACATAACCCAGGTCATTCTCATGTACATCTTCCAGAACATAATGGTCATGATCCTGGTCATGGACACCAAGATCTTGATCCTGATATTGAAGGTGAACTTCGACATACTAGAAAGCGAGAAGCACCACATGTTAAAAAAAGTGCAATTTATTCAGCTGCTAGTCACAAAGATCATAATGAAGATGATCGTCAACATGAG TGTTTGAACGTCACTCAGTTGTTAAAATACCATGGTCATCGTGCCAACTCTCCAATCTCATCTGATCTATTTACatacctttgccctgctttgttatATCAGATTGACAGCCGACTTTGTATTGAGCATTTTGACAAACTTTTAGTTGAAGATTTAAATAAGGATAAAAATCAGGTTCCTGAAGATAAGGCAAATATAGGGGCATCAG CGTGGATTTGTGGTATCATTTCTATCACTGTCATTAGCCTGCTTTCCTTGCTAGGCGTGATCTTGGTTCCCATCATTAACCAAGGATGCTTCAAATTCCTTCTTACATTCCTTGTTGCACTAGCTGTAGGAACAATGAGTGGAGACGCCCTTCTTCATCTACTGCCCCAT TCTCAGGGCGGACATGATCACAGTCATCAACATGCACACGGGCATGGACATTCTCATGAACACGAATCTAAGAAGTTTCTGGAAGAATATGATGCTGTATTGAAAGGACTCGTTGCTCTAGGAGgcatttacttattatttatcaTTGAACATTGCATAAGAATGTTTAAGCACTACAAACAGCAAAGg ggaaaacAGAAATGGTTTATGAAGCAGAACACAGAAGAATCGGCTATTGGAAGGAAGCTTTCAGATCATAAGTTAAATAATACACCAGATGCTGACTGGCTTCAGCTCAAGCCTCTTGCCG GAACTGATGACTCGGTTGTTTCTGAAGATCGACTTaatgaaactgaactgactgatttagAAGGCCAGCAAGAATCCCCTCCTAAAAATTACCTTCATATAGAAGAGGAGAAAATCATGGACCATTCTCACAGTGATGGAATGCATGCCATTCATGAGCACGACCTCCATGCTTCTGCACATAACCACCATGATGAGAGTAAAACTGTGCTGAGGAAGCATAATCATCAGTGGCACCACAAACATTCTCATCATTCACACGGTCCCTGTCATTCTGGATCAGATCTAAAAGAAACAGGAATAGCTAATATCGCTTGGATGGTAATCATGGGAGATGGCCTCCACAATTTCAGTGATGGGTTAGCAATTG GAGCAGCTTTCAGTGCTGGATTGACGGGAGGAATCAGTACTTCTATAGCTGTCTTCTGTCATGAACTGCCACATGAATTAG GTGATTTTGCAGTTCTTCTTAAAGCAGGCATGACTGTAAAGCAAGCAATTGTATACAACCTCCTCTCTGCCATGGTGGCTTACATAGGCGTGCTCATAGGCACAGCTGTTGGTCAGTATGCCAATAACATCACACTTTGGATCTTTGCAATCACTGCAGGCATGTTCCTCTACGTAGCCTTGGTGGATATG